The following DNA comes from Palaemon carinicauda isolate YSFRI2023 chromosome 22, ASM3689809v2, whole genome shotgun sequence.
GATTCTTGTCGTCTGATTCGTCGGGACCTGAATACTTTGATATTAATACAttgattatttgaaataaaaaaaaaatgtaaatactgaAGGGTCAAATAGTATATTTTCTActggaaaaatataaaacaaaattatacccAGAATTACTGAGACATCTGAATATGCTTTTTACAAAAATCTTTTTTCAAACTTTTCGAGAAATTTGAAGTTAATTAGCGATCTTAGCATATTGGTACCAATGCTCTGAATGAGTTATCGTTTCTTGATTGATTGACATTAAGTCAAAGCCTCCAAATATTTTGTTTGTCAAAGGGCTCCTAATTTGTATTAGGTTAGGGAGGGCGACTAAGGCATGCATCCTATGTAATCTATTCCCCCACCATAACCCCAGTTTCTTAATCGTGCCCCCCCCCCCATTATTGTTTCCTGAAACTAGACCGTTAGTTCTAAAACTATTCGAACTGCATGTACAGAGAGAATCCATGTCTACTTATTTGAAAGAAGAGGGGTATTTTATGATTTGCAAAGCTCTTGGTCAGATTAGGTTGAAATTCTTGGGGGCGGGAGTTATCTGATAGGTTAAAACTCAATACAAAAGTCTATTTTTTTCCTCAAGTACAGATATTCTGCAACTTCATTCTCATGAATTTATGTCAAATAAAGGCGCATTTTTACTTAAAAAATACAAGAACTTAAAAAACATCCTTTAATTCCAAAATACAGGTCTAGCGGATGCTGAAAACTTTGATATAAACATCTGATAAATTTGTAGGCTATATTCATAGTAATGTCCCTCTAAAATGTAATGCAATTAAAGTTGCATTGAAATAATAGCTGAATTAATCGCAGCTGTCAAAAGTATGACAGTACGTTTTGTAACTAatgagttattgggtcatttgacttcccagacagtactacattggatccatctctggttacgactaattttgtctttgcctacacattcaccgccgaatagtctggcctattctcaccgcattctcctctgtcctcatacacctgacaacaatgggatcactaaacaattcttcttcgttcaaggggttagatactgcaatgttattgtttagtggctactttcctcttggtaagggtaatagatatttagctatggcaagcagctcctctaaaagaaggacactccaaaatcaaaccgttgttctcaagACTTGGGtaatgccagagcctctgtaccatggtcttccactgtcttggatctgCGTTCTCTTGctcggggtacactcgggcatgctgtcctATCTTATAttacttcttgtttctttttttttttcaagttttttttatagtttatatgtgaagatctagtttaatattattactgctcttgatatattttattttgattgcttattcttcttttgccgtttctttttattttcttgttttaattcctcactgggatattttttcctgttgggtctcttgggcttgtagcatcttgctttttcaactggggttgtaaccTACtagtagcttgtaataataataataataataataataataataataataataataataataataatgtctgaaaATTAATCCATGCCCTAAGATGTTTGGTTTTtccatatgtatgtacatttaagcTCACCTGGTGACAACATCAGCAACTTTATCTTGAGGCTGCCTGCTCTAGTATGACTGCTTCTCGATGTAGCACCTATTCCTGATCCTGAATCTGCAAGTGGAATTCCTAAGAGACCATAAGTTGTGATGAATTACTTGTCTGGTGGTGCTGCTACACAAAATACTGTATTGCTGGTTCagactcctacgtctattgacgccaaGGACCTCGgctaggtttcgccagtcgtctctatcttgagctttttatccaatacttcttcactcatcatctcccacttcatgcttcatagttctcagccatgtaggcctaggtcttccaactcttctagtgcctcgtgaagCCCAGTTAAGCGTTTTTGTGAACTAAACCCTCTTGATGAGtgtgaagaacatgtccaaaccatccctGTCTACCCCTtaccatcatctcatccacatatggcacttaagtaatctctcttatagtttaatttctaatactgTACTGCCCTGGCATTtaattctcaatattcttctgggggctttgctctaaaatctactaaatttattggagattgttccattgtcatactacgatTCATGTTCATAtggtaaatgattctacctcattaatcctttctccttccaatgatatttcatcttccattgtatactccgttctcattatctctgtcttttctctatttattttgagcccaaactCGTGagaaatttcatgcattctggtaagcaaacattgcaaatcatgtggtgttctgctaataaggacaacatcatcagcatactctaggtcagctaatttcctattaccaatccttctccaacatatccaactccaactgttctacacattacaaaatccacgaggaagataaacaacataggcgacaatacattccctcggagtactcagatgttcactggaaattcatttgataggactccactaacattaactttgtacttgccatgttcatgaacagacttaatcaaattaacatatttaattaaaatttcataataacgcattactctccacaaaattggccggtgcacactatcaagaggctttttcatagttagCAAATtccatctaaagtggatttctatattccacgcattgatgtacaacatgtcttaaaatgaaaaatttggtcagcacaacttctaccttttctgaatcttgcttgttcatctccctTGTTTTtatatgatagcttcgacttcaacacATTGAACTCTTTCATGGacaaatcaaggtcttcatcagcttatgTATATCAATTAaactattcccttcgtatctcctatttatgatctcactaaagtgttccatccaacgttgcagttcttcatcctctgttgttaagATAGATctctctttttcatgggtatatgctCCTTCTAATTTGTttccatatatatttcattaatgattctgtGTGCAGATAATTTGAATGCTGTGCATATTTTCTGAATCAAATTGGCTATATAAATCAGATGATCACTTTAGCCCCAAGAATTAGATTTGCAGGATTTGATGTCGCTACAAGCAGGGTTAAATGCTTATTTATAACACCCAGATTGACACGTGCCTTCTCCCATAATACCCGAGAACTTAAGAACAACATATCACTACACCTTTACCTTCATCTGATCACAATTATATTTGAACGTACCCTTATGGTCAAATTACATTTAGAAGTATAATTTCTAAATGATGTTTTGTCACAATTTTAGTCATCTCCAGAAATAAGGTTAGTTTATAggacatctgtttatatatatatatatatgtatatatatatattatattatatatatatatatatatatatatatatatatatatatatatatatatatatatatacctataatttcCCTCAAACaaggatttttttaaatattgctgTGAACTTCTGGCaattttataatacagtatattgGATTACCTATTTGTAgagcacacaagaaaaaaaatagaccctTAATGTTTACAGCAAATAAGACTATCTACCTTAGTACTGCCAGGAAGATTTGTTTGCCAACAAGAATTTTAAGTCTAACTTTTCCGAGATGTCATCGTATTCATTTGTAGTTTGTTTTAACAGCAACATATAATCATTTGTAgattttaaataaatttaattctttATTCAGGCTATTGGTATTGTGCTTAATACTATCTTTTTAAACCAATTAATTCGGAACACTTAGGGGCAGCGAAAAATCTGTTACAACGCATGTCAATATAATGGAATTCAATCAAAGTTAAGTTATAAAAGTAAAAAGGTCTAAGATCATCCCTCGATTTATAAGGGGAccatttatatcatatttttagCAGTACCAgacaaacttggctgaatcccttgtcaggctagtaGGAGCGAAGAGAGTAAGTCCCCCTTTGCTCCTTTTTATGTCACCTACCTCccaaaagggggtgggggggtgggaagGGGCTTGGTCAAGAGATAGATTTATATTTTCGTAGAAAAATTACACTTCTATCCCTACATCCACCATTGGTATGAAGGATACAGATGGGTATTAGAAGTGGTATTCCCgtaaaactaatgaaaaataagtttttattaacAAAAAAATCCATCTAGCTAACATTATAAAGGCTTGCAAAATTCAAAGATGTGTATCATACCAACTAAAAGTCCCCCTTTGTTACAGGGTAGTGAGAGCAGCAGACTAAGAACAATTTAGAGAAAGATTAATTCGATTAATAAATTTTGGCTATACATCTCCGCGTTGGGGCTTGTGAGGCTATTCAGAGCTTATGTGCAAGTAGGTAAAACTCTAGTTACACTGAAGTAAACGTTGAATAATAAAGTGTTTAGAACATAATATTGCCTTTTACATCCTTAAACGTTGCCAGTTTCATCTGGAAATCAAAACTGACAAAGAAAgtaagtggaacttcagaagtttcaaactagcagcaaatatttttgttaaacaggctgacacgtCTGAGCTATATTTCCCTATCGGAGCActtggccatatagcatcctgcttttccaactaggggttgtagctttgcttgtaataataataataataataataataataataataataataagccacaaATATCATGACACCATAATACTATTTTAAACATCATACAAAAACGATTCAAGATACCGGGTATATCTTAAAAGGTTTGTTTGAATAAAAACTACCAGAAAacattatgattttatattttcgtACAAAATTTTTATAAACTTGGAATGTGACAGAGAAAGAAGGAATATAATAATACTGTAACCTATGTACAGGTCTAATGTTCTATTGCTTTGATTTGTGGAGGAGGGATCTGAGATTCGAAAAAATACGCGTGCTTTTTAACAAGAAATTTGGAAAGTTAAATTATAATTTTCGTTCTACAAGAGATCAACACTAAAATTCTGTCTACTTTATTGGGAGAGCTATATCATTTAATAAAATCTATGAAATATCAAATATATCTTCATGATACTTAAATTAAATCTTTTTGAATCTGGAATGATTTGGGAATGACTGGGAATTTCATGATAAAAGAGATGAGAAATAAAAGGTGATGTGATATATATCTAATTGAAAAAGGGGTGGGGGGAATGAGCTgatggaatttatatataaataatttgagcTTTCACATTTCACGAAAAGAAATCACACAGCTGAAACAGCTAATTTGATATCAGTATGGAAGTACGTCCGAGTTTACAAATGGAATAATAGGCTATCTGTATTGTTCCCTTAAAAGATACCTATAAGATTTGACTGTAGAAGTCACGGacaaattttaagccattttaaaTTATACTTAAGGATACCTGAAGTAAATCAAAACGTCATCTTATCTAcagtatttttcagttttttttcttaaaGCTGGCTAATAATTTAACATTATATGTAGGAGTTCACAACGGGACGCCTGACCATCTACATGTGGCGTGTGTTGCCAAAGGACATTCCGGATTGGGTAGCACCCTTGTTGGAGCCGTACTGCAGGTTGACGATGCCCTCGGAAGCTCTGAGCTGCTCCTCGGAGAAGTTTCTGACGTTCTTCTCGGattccttggggccgatggaaggCTTTCCGAATTGGCcgccctggaaggttttgggaaaaGTTTAGAGTGTTTTAGGATTGATAGCTCGAGTGATTATAAATTTTCCTGAATAAGAATTTTGATTAAGGTAAGGTAACTTAAACAATAGTTTTAGAACCAgacatataaaaatatcaataaagtaTGTTTTATACCTCAGTATCATGGAATGATAACAGGTTTGCATGCAAACTGTATTCGTAATAATGACATCCAATAATTTTCATTCATCATGATGGGAAAATGTTCTCCTAAGAAACCCATACAACTAGAAACATGGGTACTGTATATAGTCATACTTTAAGATATTGCTCCTAAGCTTCAACTACAACCCGTCTTATTCATGTCCTAAGCAtagtgaatatataaaatattccacTTTTTTACTATAGTTATACATTCTCTTCCTTTCAGAGCCATACATATTACTTCCCTCTTAAAGTAATTCAACTAAACCTTTAAATTCCCGTTATTAAAATCATTCTTTTCTTCAAgactatacaatactgtacatccaCGCCTCTTCTTaagacatatgtatacacacaattcCCATTTCAATAACATCTATGAATACAGTATACACCAATTCTCCTTTTTAGATCACACTGAATTTACATTGGCACTCCCTTTGAAAAACACATACAAAACTTACATAATTTTAAACATTCTAACCCATAAAGTTTGCATTACCATATCAAAATCAATTATACTATTAACCGCATACTGCCCctttgatattcatccatatatacaactctttttttttttcttttttttaactaaatgtATGCTAGCTCATTCAAAACAATGTTTATACACAACCCCTTCCAAAGCTGTATGATCATACTTGCCAAACCATATAGCTATATACACCCTCTTGGAAAACCAAAACCATATACAGTTTCAATCATTATTAAACCTGCATGTAAAACCTGCATGTAAAAATGCAAACTTAACACTTTCAAACCTAATAAATATACAGCTTCAATATTAAAAAACCTACATAAAAATACAATGCAAACAAACTTATACTATACCCTTTGAAAACCACAAATACACAGTCCAAATCAATATACACccttaaattgacaaaaaaaaaaaaaaaaaaaaaaaaaaacctacatacaTTAATCTTCTATACAAACACACTTTCCCTTTTCAATCCCCACAAAACTAAGATCCAAAGCCACCTTCGGAGGATTTCCCCCTTCTTACCTTTCTCCCCAGGGACTGCAAGCAAATGACGACTGCGTTAAGGTTCTGGCGTTCCCAGAGATCAACAGTTTGGAAGGTCTCCACGGAGGGGACGCCACAGGCCTTGGCTCCTTCCACGAACTGGTTGATGTTCTCCATGCACTTGAAGGCCATCTCGGATTTCTGGATCTTCTTGATCTGGCCTGGTTTCAGGGCGTTGATTACTCtgcaagacaataataataattatcataattattaaaaacaGATGTCCCATAAACTAACCTTATTTCTAGAGATGACTAAAATCATGACAAAACATTTAGAAATTATACTTTTGAATTTAATTTGACAATAAGGGTGTTTTCAAATATAATTGTGATCAGATGAAGATAAAGATGTAGTGACATATTGTTCAAGTTCTCAGGTattattaatttgagagagagagagagagagagagagagagagagagagagagagagagagagagagagagagagagagagagagagagtaaataatattaaagtaaatatttaaaaacagaacAAGAAGTTTAATATTAGCTTGATAAAAAcagaaaatcttaatttttccGTTACCTAAACTGATACTCATCACCAAACTACAGTAACATATTAAACGAATAAATGTTGATCAAACTATATTAAATCTCCTAGACCCAAAGACTTACTCGCAAAGCAGCTGTCCGTTTTTGAAGACCTCATAGAAGTTGTCCATGTCACCGGACTTGTTGAGGTCGGCCCCGGTGATTTCGGCAACCCATTCCAGGCATTCTGCGGCCTGTTCTTCGCTGTATTTGGAATTGATCTGGAATGGGAATGAACTTTTGAGTATAACAAGATTTTATCTGTAATGGGTGGCACAATAAGACAAAAAATGTAATTTGGCTAAAAAAATATTTTGGGTCAATAAAGTAGTTACAAAAGAGTAAATGTGATTACAAAAAGGTAATTTAGTTAAAAATGTGATTAAAAGATATTGCGAGAAAATAATAGAATATAGATTTATCTGTAAAGGGGGATGAACAAAGACAAAAATTATTTGGTTAcataaaatatgattataaaatgtcgctattaaataatataatttctcTCATGAGGCAGAGACGAAGGCACAAAAAGTAAATTGGTTACAGAAATGATTCGAAAATATT
Coding sequences within:
- the Chd64 gene encoding myophilin is translated as MNRATKSGIAAEAQSKINSKYSEEQAAECLEWVAEITGADLNKSGDMDNFYEVFKNGQLLCEVINALKPGQIKKIQKSEMAFKCMENINQFVEGAKACGVPSVETFQTVDLWERQNLNAVVICLQSLGRKGGQFGKPSIGPKESEKNVRNFSEEQLRASEGIVNLQYGSNKGATQSGMSFGNTRHM